One stretch of Streptomyces hygroscopicus DNA includes these proteins:
- a CDS encoding hemin transporter: MPASPTPFNANLRYQLGPFMLSQKSAETVRATLPAVGEAIGTIADLFYRKLFAAHPELLRNLFNRAHQAAGTQRQALAGAIAAFATALVERPGVRPDTLLSRIAHKHASLGVSAAQYPVVHRHLSAAIAEVLGDAATEEVIAAWDEVYWLMADSLIETERRLYAEQGALTGGTWRQWEVIERTRETADVVTFRIRPADGHPAPAFRAGQYISVQVELADGARQIRQYSLTNAPDATVRAFSVKRVDAGEDPAGEVSGHLHDHVHEGDALTVSAPYGDIVLDATDAPLLLASAGIGCTPIVAMLEELAASGHQAPVIALHADRSPADHALRTDQERLVTKLAQGTAHVWYERPEGDWPAERTGHVDLSGIGIPDGVQAYLCGPLPFMRSVRTQLLARGVHPSAIHYEVFGPDLWLPRGDGEGH; this comes from the coding sequence ATGCCCGCTTCACCCACGCCGTTTAATGCGAATCTGAGATACCAGTTAGGCCCGTTCATGCTCTCCCAGAAGTCTGCCGAGACCGTCCGCGCCACGCTTCCCGCCGTCGGTGAGGCCATCGGCACCATCGCCGACCTGTTCTACCGGAAGCTCTTCGCGGCCCACCCCGAACTGCTGCGGAATCTGTTCAACCGGGCCCACCAGGCCGCGGGCACGCAACGGCAGGCCCTCGCGGGCGCGATCGCCGCGTTCGCCACCGCCCTGGTGGAGCGCCCTGGCGTCCGCCCCGACACCCTGCTGAGCCGGATCGCCCACAAGCACGCCTCGCTCGGGGTGAGCGCCGCGCAGTATCCGGTGGTGCACCGTCATCTGTCCGCCGCCATCGCGGAGGTGCTCGGCGACGCGGCCACCGAGGAGGTGATCGCCGCCTGGGACGAGGTCTACTGGCTGATGGCCGACTCCCTGATCGAGACCGAGCGGCGGCTGTACGCGGAGCAGGGGGCGCTGACCGGCGGGACCTGGCGGCAGTGGGAAGTGATCGAGCGGACCCGGGAGACCGCGGATGTGGTCACCTTCCGGATACGGCCGGCGGACGGTCACCCCGCCCCGGCGTTCCGAGCGGGCCAGTACATCTCGGTGCAGGTGGAACTGGCCGACGGGGCACGGCAGATCCGCCAGTACAGCCTGACCAACGCCCCCGACGCCACGGTGCGCGCCTTCTCCGTCAAGCGCGTGGACGCCGGCGAGGACCCGGCCGGTGAGGTCTCCGGCCATCTGCACGACCACGTCCACGAGGGCGATGCGCTCACCGTCTCCGCGCCCTACGGCGACATCGTGCTCGACGCCACGGACGCGCCACTGCTGCTCGCCTCCGCGGGAATCGGCTGCACCCCGATCGTGGCCATGCTGGAGGAGCTGGCGGCCAGCGGCCACCAGGCCCCGGTCATCGCCCTCCACGCCGACCGCTCCCCCGCCGACCACGCCCTGCGCACCGACCAGGAGCGGCTGGTCACCAAGCTGGCGCAGGGCACCGCCCACGTATGGTACGAGCGGCCCGAGGGTGACTGGCCGGCCGAGCGCACCGGCCACGTCGACCTGTCCGGGATCGGGATCCCGGACGGTGTCCAGGCGTATCTGTGCGGGCCGCTGCCCTTCATGCGGTCGGTGCGGACCCAACTGCTGGCACGCGGTGTGCATCCCTCCGCGATCCACTACGAGGTCTTCGGGCCCGATCTGTGGCTGCCGCGGGGCGACGGCGAAGGTCACTGA
- a CDS encoding polyketide synthase encodes MDREKITLSGAQETLLATLYGRAVDSRSPDSILHDHAAREAVERVAYDFSKTGMTDTTAVGIALRAKQLDDWAMEFLAGHQKATVLHLACGLDTRVQRLDPPSSVRWLDIDYPEVIDLRRRLLPEPSGNYEMVGTSVTDEAWLREVPDDRPTVVVAEGLTMYLRKEDGKRLIQRITERFPSGQLLFDVYGPLGIRLQKMVPAVRNAGATLHWGLDDPHEVETWHPGLTCLDAVRSVDMPGVEKMPTSGRMSMRVMAHLPGFRDVGRILRYRF; translated from the coding sequence ATGGATCGCGAAAAGATCACTCTCAGCGGCGCTCAGGAAACCTTGCTCGCCACGCTGTACGGCAGGGCGGTCGACAGCCGTTCACCGGACTCCATCCTGCACGACCACGCGGCCCGCGAGGCGGTGGAGCGTGTGGCCTACGACTTCAGCAAAACGGGGATGACGGACACGACGGCGGTCGGCATCGCCCTGAGGGCGAAACAGCTCGACGACTGGGCCATGGAGTTCCTGGCCGGGCACCAGAAGGCGACCGTGCTCCATCTCGCCTGCGGTCTCGACACCCGGGTGCAGCGCCTCGACCCGCCCTCGTCGGTGCGCTGGCTCGACATCGACTACCCCGAGGTGATCGATCTGCGGCGGAGGCTGCTTCCCGAGCCGTCGGGGAACTACGAGATGGTCGGCACCTCCGTGACCGATGAGGCGTGGCTGCGCGAGGTGCCCGACGACCGGCCCACCGTGGTCGTCGCCGAGGGACTGACGATGTATCTGCGCAAGGAGGACGGCAAGCGGCTGATCCAGCGGATCACCGAGCGGTTCCCCAGCGGCCAGCTGCTCTTCGATGTCTACGGGCCGCTGGGCATCCGGCTCCAGAAGATGGTCCCCGCGGTGCGCAACGCGGGCGCCACACTCCACTGGGGTCTGGACGACCCCCATGAGGTCGAGACCTGGCACCCGGGGCTGACCTGCCTGGACGCGGTGCGCAGCGTGGACATGCCGGGGGTGGAGAAGATGCCCACCTCCGGCCGGATGAGCATGCGGGTGATGGCGCATCTGCCCGGCTTCCGGGATGTGGGACGGATCCTGCGCTACCGCTTCTAG
- a CDS encoding O-methyltransferase family protein yields MRHEISPEPILQVGLGFMASKALLTAVELDLFSQLAEGPRTGGDLAEALGLHPRGAADFLDALVALGFLERSGGVYRNSPSADTFLDREKATYVGGILEMANSRLYPFWGSLTEALRTGEPQNEHKHGGDVFDAIYRDQEGLEGFLHGMTGLSMGKALVIAERFPWADYRTVLDVGGAVGCLPVAVAQRHPHMSGGVFELPRVRPVFEKYVASFGLEGRLSFHAGDFFTDDLPGADVIVLGQILHGWGLEEKRLLLKKAYDALPDGGAVLVYDAIIDDDRKENTFGLLASLNMLIETRSGFEYTAADGRAWMTEAGFRSSRIEPLTDGYSMLVGIK; encoded by the coding sequence ATGCGGCACGAGATCAGCCCCGAGCCCATACTTCAGGTCGGGCTCGGCTTCATGGCGTCGAAGGCACTGCTCACCGCGGTGGAACTGGATCTGTTCTCCCAGCTCGCGGAGGGCCCCCGCACGGGCGGTGACCTGGCCGAGGCGCTCGGACTGCATCCGCGCGGCGCCGCCGACTTCCTCGACGCGCTGGTCGCCCTCGGATTCCTGGAGCGATCCGGCGGCGTGTACCGCAACAGCCCGTCCGCCGACACCTTTCTCGACCGCGAGAAGGCCACCTATGTCGGCGGCATCCTGGAGATGGCCAACAGCCGGCTGTATCCCTTCTGGGGGTCGCTCACCGAGGCGCTGAGAACAGGCGAACCGCAGAACGAGCACAAGCACGGCGGTGACGTATTCGACGCCATCTACCGGGACCAGGAGGGCCTCGAGGGATTCCTGCACGGAATGACCGGGCTCAGCATGGGCAAGGCGCTGGTGATAGCCGAGCGGTTCCCCTGGGCCGACTACCGGACGGTGCTGGACGTCGGGGGAGCGGTGGGCTGCCTTCCGGTGGCGGTGGCCCAGCGTCACCCCCATATGAGCGGCGGTGTCTTCGAGCTGCCCCGGGTGCGGCCGGTCTTCGAGAAGTACGTGGCGTCCTTCGGCCTGGAGGGCCGGCTCTCCTTCCACGCGGGCGACTTCTTCACCGACGACCTGCCCGGCGCCGATGTCATCGTGCTGGGCCAGATCCTGCACGGGTGGGGCCTGGAGGAGAAGCGGCTACTGCTGAAGAAGGCGTACGACGCGCTGCCCGACGGGGGAGCGGTCCTCGTCTACGACGCCATCATCGACGACGACCGCAAGGAGAACACCTTCGGTCTGCTGGCGAGCCTGAACATGCTCATCGAGACGCGGTCCGGCTTCGAGTACACGGCCGCCGACGGCCGCGCATGGATGACGGAGGCGGGATTCCGCAGCAGCCGGATCGAACCGCTGACGGATGGCTACTCCATGCTGGTGGGCATCAAATAG